A single Ctenopharyngodon idella isolate HZGC_01 chromosome 22, HZGC01, whole genome shotgun sequence DNA region contains:
- the eif4g3b gene encoding eukaryotic translation initiation factor 4 gamma 3 isoform X11, whose protein sequence is MSLPPKAVPKPAAAAAAGTGPGTGPSPSSQLRAPLTTVPLPPGTPVAQQPPPGQTSVFLNIHNIQRIQRVPPPLEERIFPTQSVTAVYTVQRPPGPPYTAHEISKGHPNLAATPPGHASSPGLSQVSVPTLFSAHLYGHPKGWEAGGGSPYTQGQNAGTTPLVYSPPTQPMNAQPQSRPFATGPRPTHHQGGFRPIQFFQRAQMQTARPTIPSNNPSIRPTSQTPTAAVYSPNQPIMMTMAPMPFHSPQTAQYYIPQYRHSPPQYVGPPPQQYSVQPTGPSTFYAGPSPGDFPAPYAAGPPYYPGQPMYTPSTPIIMPTPQQPPPAKREKKTIRIRDPNQGGKDVTDEILSGVGGSRNPTPPGGRPSSTPTPPQLNNQVADHGHAMYNVDSAQLNLKTDDKPKPEFASQRSASPGLRQPETSLERIDPSSPVQEPSPSQKTELPPSGPETASSVATAPSPSIPASTVESADAQSPSAEPSPTKAVTPEPESSEPEKSSSSEQPSPQSLSASPDQPEKVVNGLTDTDAAPLSEDLESQPREVSPLLPTSSVPQSPSPEPRPITPALDAESAVVKTDSPLPPAEDSAGCSDVPFLSTSSTAAISTTPAPPPGLIHPSQVSAGSARRPSTGAELKETGKEIEALSDKRGEPFLQSRKATSSAPKTWKNPKKNMPVGQDQCPDKEEDMDQPSMESAAESPSPPPVEVERRPSVGAVLEENGEQDVEPQRNGAEHASETESSDSIHPPAVKEPLIKAVPQPAEKNGKKQYDRDFLLGFQFMPACVQKPEGLPPISDVVLDKINQNKLPMRPIDPRVISRGPDFTPAFADFGRQIQGGRGAPLLNVGLRRPPGRKIITNVSVNDEVQLRTTENAWKPGMKRESAVEDPDAQKTQELFRKVRSILNKLTPQMFNQLMKQVTDLTIDTEERLKGVIDLVFEKAIDEPSFSVAYGNMCSCLAMLKVPMTDKPNTTVNFRKLLLNRCQKEFEKDKVDDDAFEKKHRELEAATSASERERLQEELEEAKDKARRRSIGNIKFIGELFKLRMLTEAIMHDCVVKLLKNHDEESLECLCRLLTTIGKDLDFEKAKPRMDQYFNQMEKIVKERKTSSRIRFMLQDVIDLRLHNWVSRRADLGPKTIEQIHKEAKLEEQEEQRKVHQQLLSKDNKRRPGVQREETWSTVPMTKNSRTIDPTKIPKISKPTIDEKIQLGPRNQNWIKGSSGGAGAKASESDVSRPSASLNRYSPLQPSAPPASSLPSTSPDFDARRVLSSRGSSGRERNDKPLSVGPTRTGPILLGSSNKEAPEESVQEVSRRDSYASDTPKLPASTADKSRLERSQSRESAVKLEVLSGPSPDKTAEEDMERRSKSIIDEFLHINDYKEAVQCVEELEQPAMLYVFVRVGVDSTLERSQITRDHMGQLLYQLLHAGILLKLQFFKGFSETLEIADDMAIDIPHIWLYLAELVTPVLREGGISMRELFSEFSKPLLPVGRAGILFSEILHLLCKQMSHRKVGSLWRDSGLSWADFIPETEDVHSFITEHKLDFTLSDGSNLTEAVSKRTLSPEELNKQLEKLLLEDMAGDEQIFDWVEANLDESEMSSPPFLRALMTAVCKAAVKTEGSSCKVDLTIIQRRLPVLHKYLNSDTERQLQALYALQALIVKLDQPANLLRMFFDCLYDEDVISEDAFYKWEVSKDPAEQQGKGVALKSVTAFFTWLREAEEESEDN, encoded by the exons AGTTTTCcttaatattcataatattcaAAGGATTCAAAGAGTGCCGCCTCCCCTGGAAGAGCGAATCTTCCCCACGCAGTCCGTCACTGCTGTCTACACT GTACAGAGACCCCCTGGCCCCCCATATACAGCACATGAAATCAGCAAGGGACACCCTAACCTAGCGGCCACACCGCCGGGTCACGCCTCCTCCCCTGGACTCTCTCAGGTATCAGTTCCAACACTATTCTCTGCGCATCTGTATGGTCATCCTAAAGGCTGGGAGGCAGGAGGAGGG TCTCCGTACACACAGGGGCAGAATGCCGGCACAACCCCTCTGGTCTACTCTCCACCAACCCAGCCAATGAACGCACAGCCTCAGAGCCGCCCG TTTGCCACTGGGCCTCGTCCTACCCATCACCAG GGAGGATTCAGACCCATTCAG TTTTTCCAGAGGGCGCAGATGCAAACGGCCCGGCCCACCATTCCAAGCAACAACCCTTCCATTCGGCCCACATCTCAGACCCCCACGGCAGCGGTCTATTCCCCCAATCAGCCCATCATGATGACCATGGCTCCCATGCCCTTCCATTCCCCACAGACAGCGCAGTACTACATCCCTCAG TACCGTCACAGTCCTCCTCAGTATGTAGGGCCTCCTCCTCAACAGTACTCAGTCCAGCCCACTGGACCCAGTACCTTCTATGCTGGACCCAGTCCAGGGGACTTCCCTGCACCTTATG CAGCAGGACCTCCCTACTATCCTGGGCAGCCCATGTACACACCATCTACACCCATCATAATGCCTACACCACAACAACCTCCACCTGCTAAGAGGGAAAAGAAAACA ATCCGCATCCGAGACCCCAACCAGGGCGGCAAGGATGTCACAGACGAGATATTATCAGGGGTGGGTGGGAGTCGGAACCCAACCCCACCTGGGGGACGGCCTTCCTCCACTCCTACACCTCCACAG CTGAACAACCAGGTAGCAGATCACGGGCATGCAATGTATAATGTGGACAGCGCCCAGCTCAACTTGAAAACAG ATGACAAGCCAAAACCAGAGTTTGCTTCGCAAAGATCTGCATCTCCTGGACTGCGGCAGCCAGAGACTTCGTTGGAAAGAATTGATCCAAGCAGCCCAGTCCAAGAGCCCTCTCCCTCACAGAAAACTGAGCTTCCCCCCTCCGGCCCAGAAACGGCCTCAAGTGTAGCTACAGCCCCCAGTCCTTCCATACCTGCCTCAACAGTGGAGTCAGCTGACGCCCAGAGCCCATCAGCTGAGCCCAGCCCCACTAAAGCTGTCACACCAGAACCTGAGAGCTCTGAACCAGAGAAATCCTCCTCCTCAGAGCAACCCTCACCTCAGAGCCTGTCTGCATCTCCAGACCAGCCCGAAAAGGTTGTCAATGGGCTGACGGACACCGATGCTGCTCCCTTGAGTGAAGACTTGGAATCCCAACCAAGGGAAGTCTCTCCGTTGCTGCCTACATCCAGTGTGCCCCAGTCCCCCAGCCCGGAGCCCAGGCCCATCACACCGGCGCTGGACGCTGAGTCTGCGGTGGTAAAAACGGATAGTCCCTTGCCTCCTGCTGAAGACAGCGCTGGATGTTCTGACGTCCCATTCCTCTCGACCTCCTCTACTGCTGCTATCTCCACCACACCTGCACCTCCTCCAGGACTCATACATCCAAGTCAGGTTTCTGCAGGGTCAGCCAGGAGACCTTCTACAGGAGCAGAGCTCAAAGAAACAGGGAAGGAGATTGAGGCCTTGTCGGACAAGAGAGGCGAGCCTTTCTTGCAGTCCAGAAAAG CTACATCTAGTGCACCAAAGACCTGGAAGAACCCAAAAAAGAACATGCCTGTAGGGCAAGATCAGTGTCCAGACAAAGAG GAGGACATGGATCAGCCCTCTATGGAGTCTGCTGCAGAGAGCCCCAGTCCTCCTCCTGTGGAGGTGGAGAGGAGGCCATCAGTAGGAGCTGTGCTCGAGGAGAACGGAGAACAGGACGTAGAGCCTCAGAGAAACGGAGCTGAACACGCCTCTGAAACTGAAAGCAGTGACAGCATCCACCCGCCTGCAGTCAAAGAGCCGCTGATCAAAGCAGTGCCAC AGCCTGCAGAGAAGAATGGCAAGAAGCAGTACGATAGAGACTTCCTGTTGGGCTTCCAGTTCATGCCTGCGTGTGTGCAGAAACCAGAGGGGCTTCCTCCCATTTCTGATGTTGTTCTAGATAAG ATTAACCAAAATAAGCTGCCCATGCGGCCAATAGACCCACGTGTGATTTCCAGAGGCCCAGACTTCACGCCAGCGTTTGCGGATTTCGGCCGACAGATTCAAGGAGGCAGGGGAGCACCG CTGCTGAACGTTGGCCTGCGGCGCCCACCTGGACGCAAGATCATCACAAACGTGTCTGTGAACGATGAGGTGCAGCTGAGGACAACAGAGAATGCTTGGAAGCCTGGCATGAAGCGGGAGAGTGCCGTTGAAGATCCAGACGCCCAGAAAACTCAG GAGCTTTTCCGAAAAGTGCGTAGTATTCTCAACAAATTGACGCCACAGATGTTCAACCAGCTGATGAAGCAGGTGACTGACCTCACCATTGACACAGAGGAGCGGCTCAAGGGTGTCATAGACCTGGTTTTCGAGAAAGCCATCGATGAACCCAGCTTTTCTGTGGCCTATGGAAATATGTGCAGCTGTCTGGCCATG TTAAAAGTGCCCATGACGGATAAGCCCAACACCACTGTGAATTTTCGGAAGCTGCTTCTGAACCGCTGTCAGAAAGAGTTTGAGAAGGACAAGGTAGATGACGATGCCTTCGAGAAGAAACACAGGGAGCTGGAGGCAGCTACCTCG GCTAGTGAGCGGGAGAGACTGCAGGAAGAGCTGGAAGAGGCGAAAGACAAAGCCCGCAGACGCTCCATTGGCAACATCAAGTTCATCGGCGAGCTCTTTAAGCTGCGGATGCTGACAGAAGCCATCATGCACGACTGTGTGGTGAAGTTGCTGAAAAACCATGACGAAGAGTCACTGGAGTGCCTGTGCAGGCTGCTCACCACTATTGGCAAGGACTTGGACTTTGAGAAAGCTAAG CCACGAATGGATCAGTACTTTAACCAGATGGAGAAGATAGTAAAGGAGAGAAAGACTTCATCACGCATTCGGTTCATGCTGCAGGATGTTATTGACCTGCGATTG CACAATTGGGTGTCTCGGAGAGCTGACCTAGGCCCTAAGACCATCGAGCAGATCCATAAAGAGGCAAAGTTGGAAGAACAGGAGGAGCAGAGAAAGGTGCACCAGCAACTGCTGTCCAAGGATAACAAGAGGAGACCAG GGGTGCAGAGAGAGGAGACATGGAGCACTGTGCCTATGACCAAGAACAGCAGAACAATAGACCCCACTAAGATTCCCAAGATCTCCAAG CCAACAATAGATGAGAAGATTCAGCTGGGACCAAGAAATCAGAACTGGATTAAGGGCAGCAGTGGAGGGGCTGGAGCCAAGGCCAGTGAGTCAG ATGTCTCTCGTCCAAGTGCCAGTTTGAACCGTTACTCACCCCTGCAACCCTCAGCGCCTCCGGCCTCGTCTTTACCCTCTACATCCCCAGATTTTGATGCCAGGAGAGTTCTCAGCAG TCGTGGAAGCTCAGGGCGGGAGCGCAATGACAAGCCATTAAGTGTGGGTCCCACTCGGACAGGGCCCATCTTGTTGGGTAGCAGCAATAAGGAGGCTCCCGAGGAGTCGGTCCAGGAAGTGTCCCGCAGAGACTCTTATGCCTCAGACACACCCAAGCTGCCCGCCAGCACTGCAGACAAGAGCAGACTGGAGCGTAGCCAATCCAGGGAGTCTG CTGTTAAACTTGAAGTACTGTCAGGACCCTCTCCAGATAAAACTGCAGAAGAGGACATGGAGAGGCGGTCCAAGTCTATTATTGATGAGTTTTTGCACATTAATGATTACAAG GAGGCAGTGCAGTGTGTGGAGGAGCTAGAGCAACCTGCCATGCTCTATGTGTTTGTGCGGGTGGGTGTGGACTCCACGCTGGAGAGGAGTCAGATCACGCGAGACCATATGGGTCAGCTGCTCTATCAGCTCCTGCACGCTGGAATCCTCCTCAAACTTCAGTTTTTTAAAGG GTTCTCTGAAACTCTTGAAATAGCAGATGATATGGCCATTGATATTCCCCATATATGGCTGTACCTTGCGGAGCTGGTGACCCCTGTACTTCGAGAGGGGGGAATCTCTATGAGAGAATTATTTAG CGAATTTAGCAAACCATTACTCCCTGTGGGAAGAGCTGGGATATTATTTTCTGAAATATTGCACCTTCTATGCAAACAAATG AGCCATAGGAAAGTGGGATCATTATGGAGGGACTCTGGGTTGAGCTGGGCAGATTTTATACCTGAAACAGAGGATGTACACAGCTTCATTACAGAACAT AAATTAGACTTCACTCTTTCTGACGGCTCAAACCTGACCGAGGCTGTCTCTAAGAGAACGCTCTCGCCTGAGGAACTGAACAAGCAACTTGAAAAACTACTACTTGAGGACATGGCTGGCGATGAACAAATCTTCGACTGGGTTGAG GCCAATCTAGATGAATCAGAAATGAGTTCACCTCCTTTCCTCAGAGCTTTAATGACTGCTGTGTGCAAGGCAGCAGTGAAAA CCGAGGGCTCCTCATGCAAAGTGGACTTGACCATAATCCAGAGGAGATTGCCTGTATTACACAAATACCTTAACtcagacacagagagacagtTGCAAGCACTTTACGCACTTCAAGCTTTGATAGTAAAACTGGACCAGCCTGCTA atttgcTCCGGATGTTCTTTGACTGTTTGTACGATGAGGATGTGATATCTGAAGATGCTTTCTATAAGTGGGAAGTCAGTAAAGACCCCGCAGAACAGCAAGGCAAGGGCGTGGCCCTGAAGTCAGTCACCGCCTTCTTCACGTGGCTGCGCGAGGCAGAGGAGGAGTCGGAGGACAATTGA
- the eif4g3b gene encoding eukaryotic translation initiation factor 4 gamma 3 isoform X9, translating to MSLPPKAVPKPAAAAAAGTGPGTGPSPSSQLRAPLTTVPLPPGTPVAQQPPPGQTSVFLNIHNIQRIQRVPPPLEERIFPTQSVTAVYTVQRPPGPPYTAHEISKGHPNLAATPPGHASSPGLSQVSVPTLFSAHLYGHPKGWEAGGGSPYTQGQNAGTTPLVYSPPTQPMNAQPQSRPFFQRAQMQTARPTIPSNNPSIRPTSQTPTAAVYSPNQPIMMTMAPMPFHSPQTAQYYIPQYRHSPPQYVGPPPQQYSVQPTGPSTFYAGPSPGDFPAPYAAGPPYYPGQPMYTPSTPIIMPTPQQPPPAKREKKTSSKIRIRDPNQGGKDVTDEILSGVGGSRNPTPPGGRPSSTPTPPQFLCPHPHYPHIFYLKSQQLNNQVADHGHAMYNVDSAQLNLKTDDKPKPEFASQRSASPGLRQPETSLERIDPSSPVQEPSPSQKTELPPSGPETASSVATAPSPSIPASTVESADAQSPSAEPSPTKAVTPEPESSEPEKSSSSEQPSPQSLSASPDQPEKVVNGLTDTDAAPLSEDLESQPREVSPLLPTSSVPQSPSPEPRPITPALDAESAVVKTDSPLPPAEDSAGCSDVPFLSTSSTAAISTTPAPPPGLIHPSQVSAGSARRPSTGAELKETGKEIEALSDKRGEPFLQSRKATSSAPKTWKNPKKNMPVGQDQCPDKEEDMDQPSMESAAESPSPPPVEVERRPSVGAVLEENGEQDVEPQRNGAEHASETESSDSIHPPAVKEPLIKAVPQPAEKNGKKQYDRDFLLGFQFMPACVQKPEGLPPISDVVLDKINQNKLPMRPIDPRVISRGPDFTPAFADFGRQIQGGRGAPLLNVGLRRPPGRKIITNVSVNDEVQLRTTENAWKPGMKRESAVEDPDAQKTQELFRKVRSILNKLTPQMFNQLMKQVTDLTIDTEERLKGVIDLVFEKAIDEPSFSVAYGNMCSCLAMLKVPMTDKPNTTVNFRKLLLNRCQKEFEKDKVDDDAFEKKHRELEAATSASERERLQEELEEAKDKARRRSIGNIKFIGELFKLRMLTEAIMHDCVVKLLKNHDEESLECLCRLLTTIGKDLDFEKAKPRMDQYFNQMEKIVKERKTSSRIRFMLQDVIDLRLHNWVSRRADLGPKTIEQIHKEAKLEEQEEQRKVHQQLLSKDNKRRPGVQREETWSTVPMTKNSRTIDPTKIPKISKPTIDEKIQLGPRNQNWIKGSSGGAGAKASESDVSRPSASLNRYSPLQPSAPPASSLPSTSPDFDARRVLSSRGSSGRERNDKPLSVGPTRTGPILLGSSNKEAPEESVQEVSRRDSYASDTPKLPASTADKSRLERSQSRESAVKLEVLSGPSPDKTAEEDMERRSKSIIDEFLHINDYKEAVQCVEELEQPAMLYVFVRVGVDSTLERSQITRDHMGQLLYQLLHAGILLKLQFFKGFSETLEIADDMAIDIPHIWLYLAELVTPVLREGGISMRELFSEFSKPLLPVGRAGILFSEILHLLCKQMSHRKVGSLWRDSGLSWADFIPETEDVHSFITEHKLDFTLSDGSNLTEAVSKRTLSPEELNKQLEKLLLEDMAGDEQIFDWVEANLDESEMSSPPFLRALMTAVCKAAVKTEGSSCKVDLTIIQRRLPVLHKYLNSDTERQLQALYALQALIVKLDQPANLLRMFFDCLYDEDVISEDAFYKWEVSKDPAEQQGKGVALKSVTAFFTWLREAEEESEDN from the exons AGTTTTCcttaatattcataatattcaAAGGATTCAAAGAGTGCCGCCTCCCCTGGAAGAGCGAATCTTCCCCACGCAGTCCGTCACTGCTGTCTACACT GTACAGAGACCCCCTGGCCCCCCATATACAGCACATGAAATCAGCAAGGGACACCCTAACCTAGCGGCCACACCGCCGGGTCACGCCTCCTCCCCTGGACTCTCTCAGGTATCAGTTCCAACACTATTCTCTGCGCATCTGTATGGTCATCCTAAAGGCTGGGAGGCAGGAGGAGGG TCTCCGTACACACAGGGGCAGAATGCCGGCACAACCCCTCTGGTCTACTCTCCACCAACCCAGCCAATGAACGCACAGCCTCAGAGCCGCCCG TTTTTCCAGAGGGCGCAGATGCAAACGGCCCGGCCCACCATTCCAAGCAACAACCCTTCCATTCGGCCCACATCTCAGACCCCCACGGCAGCGGTCTATTCCCCCAATCAGCCCATCATGATGACCATGGCTCCCATGCCCTTCCATTCCCCACAGACAGCGCAGTACTACATCCCTCAG TACCGTCACAGTCCTCCTCAGTATGTAGGGCCTCCTCCTCAACAGTACTCAGTCCAGCCCACTGGACCCAGTACCTTCTATGCTGGACCCAGTCCAGGGGACTTCCCTGCACCTTATG CAGCAGGACCTCCCTACTATCCTGGGCAGCCCATGTACACACCATCTACACCCATCATAATGCCTACACCACAACAACCTCCACCTGCTAAGAGGGAAAAGAAAACA TCCTCCAAGATCCGCATCCGAGACCCCAACCAGGGCGGCAAGGATGTCACAGACGAGATATTATCAGGGGTGGGTGGGAGTCGGAACCCAACCCCACCTGGGGGACGGCCTTCCTCCACTCCTACACCTCCACAG TTTTTATGTCCGCACCCTCATTATCCTCACATTTTCTACCTCAAATCCCAGCAGCTGAACAACCAGGTAGCAGATCACGGGCATGCAATGTATAATGTGGACAGCGCCCAGCTCAACTTGAAAACAG ATGACAAGCCAAAACCAGAGTTTGCTTCGCAAAGATCTGCATCTCCTGGACTGCGGCAGCCAGAGACTTCGTTGGAAAGAATTGATCCAAGCAGCCCAGTCCAAGAGCCCTCTCCCTCACAGAAAACTGAGCTTCCCCCCTCCGGCCCAGAAACGGCCTCAAGTGTAGCTACAGCCCCCAGTCCTTCCATACCTGCCTCAACAGTGGAGTCAGCTGACGCCCAGAGCCCATCAGCTGAGCCCAGCCCCACTAAAGCTGTCACACCAGAACCTGAGAGCTCTGAACCAGAGAAATCCTCCTCCTCAGAGCAACCCTCACCTCAGAGCCTGTCTGCATCTCCAGACCAGCCCGAAAAGGTTGTCAATGGGCTGACGGACACCGATGCTGCTCCCTTGAGTGAAGACTTGGAATCCCAACCAAGGGAAGTCTCTCCGTTGCTGCCTACATCCAGTGTGCCCCAGTCCCCCAGCCCGGAGCCCAGGCCCATCACACCGGCGCTGGACGCTGAGTCTGCGGTGGTAAAAACGGATAGTCCCTTGCCTCCTGCTGAAGACAGCGCTGGATGTTCTGACGTCCCATTCCTCTCGACCTCCTCTACTGCTGCTATCTCCACCACACCTGCACCTCCTCCAGGACTCATACATCCAAGTCAGGTTTCTGCAGGGTCAGCCAGGAGACCTTCTACAGGAGCAGAGCTCAAAGAAACAGGGAAGGAGATTGAGGCCTTGTCGGACAAGAGAGGCGAGCCTTTCTTGCAGTCCAGAAAAG CTACATCTAGTGCACCAAAGACCTGGAAGAACCCAAAAAAGAACATGCCTGTAGGGCAAGATCAGTGTCCAGACAAAGAG GAGGACATGGATCAGCCCTCTATGGAGTCTGCTGCAGAGAGCCCCAGTCCTCCTCCTGTGGAGGTGGAGAGGAGGCCATCAGTAGGAGCTGTGCTCGAGGAGAACGGAGAACAGGACGTAGAGCCTCAGAGAAACGGAGCTGAACACGCCTCTGAAACTGAAAGCAGTGACAGCATCCACCCGCCTGCAGTCAAAGAGCCGCTGATCAAAGCAGTGCCAC AGCCTGCAGAGAAGAATGGCAAGAAGCAGTACGATAGAGACTTCCTGTTGGGCTTCCAGTTCATGCCTGCGTGTGTGCAGAAACCAGAGGGGCTTCCTCCCATTTCTGATGTTGTTCTAGATAAG ATTAACCAAAATAAGCTGCCCATGCGGCCAATAGACCCACGTGTGATTTCCAGAGGCCCAGACTTCACGCCAGCGTTTGCGGATTTCGGCCGACAGATTCAAGGAGGCAGGGGAGCACCG CTGCTGAACGTTGGCCTGCGGCGCCCACCTGGACGCAAGATCATCACAAACGTGTCTGTGAACGATGAGGTGCAGCTGAGGACAACAGAGAATGCTTGGAAGCCTGGCATGAAGCGGGAGAGTGCCGTTGAAGATCCAGACGCCCAGAAAACTCAG GAGCTTTTCCGAAAAGTGCGTAGTATTCTCAACAAATTGACGCCACAGATGTTCAACCAGCTGATGAAGCAGGTGACTGACCTCACCATTGACACAGAGGAGCGGCTCAAGGGTGTCATAGACCTGGTTTTCGAGAAAGCCATCGATGAACCCAGCTTTTCTGTGGCCTATGGAAATATGTGCAGCTGTCTGGCCATG TTAAAAGTGCCCATGACGGATAAGCCCAACACCACTGTGAATTTTCGGAAGCTGCTTCTGAACCGCTGTCAGAAAGAGTTTGAGAAGGACAAGGTAGATGACGATGCCTTCGAGAAGAAACACAGGGAGCTGGAGGCAGCTACCTCG GCTAGTGAGCGGGAGAGACTGCAGGAAGAGCTGGAAGAGGCGAAAGACAAAGCCCGCAGACGCTCCATTGGCAACATCAAGTTCATCGGCGAGCTCTTTAAGCTGCGGATGCTGACAGAAGCCATCATGCACGACTGTGTGGTGAAGTTGCTGAAAAACCATGACGAAGAGTCACTGGAGTGCCTGTGCAGGCTGCTCACCACTATTGGCAAGGACTTGGACTTTGAGAAAGCTAAG CCACGAATGGATCAGTACTTTAACCAGATGGAGAAGATAGTAAAGGAGAGAAAGACTTCATCACGCATTCGGTTCATGCTGCAGGATGTTATTGACCTGCGATTG CACAATTGGGTGTCTCGGAGAGCTGACCTAGGCCCTAAGACCATCGAGCAGATCCATAAAGAGGCAAAGTTGGAAGAACAGGAGGAGCAGAGAAAGGTGCACCAGCAACTGCTGTCCAAGGATAACAAGAGGAGACCAG GGGTGCAGAGAGAGGAGACATGGAGCACTGTGCCTATGACCAAGAACAGCAGAACAATAGACCCCACTAAGATTCCCAAGATCTCCAAG CCAACAATAGATGAGAAGATTCAGCTGGGACCAAGAAATCAGAACTGGATTAAGGGCAGCAGTGGAGGGGCTGGAGCCAAGGCCAGTGAGTCAG ATGTCTCTCGTCCAAGTGCCAGTTTGAACCGTTACTCACCCCTGCAACCCTCAGCGCCTCCGGCCTCGTCTTTACCCTCTACATCCCCAGATTTTGATGCCAGGAGAGTTCTCAGCAG TCGTGGAAGCTCAGGGCGGGAGCGCAATGACAAGCCATTAAGTGTGGGTCCCACTCGGACAGGGCCCATCTTGTTGGGTAGCAGCAATAAGGAGGCTCCCGAGGAGTCGGTCCAGGAAGTGTCCCGCAGAGACTCTTATGCCTCAGACACACCCAAGCTGCCCGCCAGCACTGCAGACAAGAGCAGACTGGAGCGTAGCCAATCCAGGGAGTCTG CTGTTAAACTTGAAGTACTGTCAGGACCCTCTCCAGATAAAACTGCAGAAGAGGACATGGAGAGGCGGTCCAAGTCTATTATTGATGAGTTTTTGCACATTAATGATTACAAG GAGGCAGTGCAGTGTGTGGAGGAGCTAGAGCAACCTGCCATGCTCTATGTGTTTGTGCGGGTGGGTGTGGACTCCACGCTGGAGAGGAGTCAGATCACGCGAGACCATATGGGTCAGCTGCTCTATCAGCTCCTGCACGCTGGAATCCTCCTCAAACTTCAGTTTTTTAAAGG GTTCTCTGAAACTCTTGAAATAGCAGATGATATGGCCATTGATATTCCCCATATATGGCTGTACCTTGCGGAGCTGGTGACCCCTGTACTTCGAGAGGGGGGAATCTCTATGAGAGAATTATTTAG CGAATTTAGCAAACCATTACTCCCTGTGGGAAGAGCTGGGATATTATTTTCTGAAATATTGCACCTTCTATGCAAACAAATG AGCCATAGGAAAGTGGGATCATTATGGAGGGACTCTGGGTTGAGCTGGGCAGATTTTATACCTGAAACAGAGGATGTACACAGCTTCATTACAGAACAT AAATTAGACTTCACTCTTTCTGACGGCTCAAACCTGACCGAGGCTGTCTCTAAGAGAACGCTCTCGCCTGAGGAACTGAACAAGCAACTTGAAAAACTACTACTTGAGGACATGGCTGGCGATGAACAAATCTTCGACTGGGTTGAG GCCAATCTAGATGAATCAGAAATGAGTTCACCTCCTTTCCTCAGAGCTTTAATGACTGCTGTGTGCAAGGCAGCAGTGAAAA CCGAGGGCTCCTCATGCAAAGTGGACTTGACCATAATCCAGAGGAGATTGCCTGTATTACACAAATACCTTAACtcagacacagagagacagtTGCAAGCACTTTACGCACTTCAAGCTTTGATAGTAAAACTGGACCAGCCTGCTA atttgcTCCGGATGTTCTTTGACTGTTTGTACGATGAGGATGTGATATCTGAAGATGCTTTCTATAAGTGGGAAGTCAGTAAAGACCCCGCAGAACAGCAAGGCAAGGGCGTGGCCCTGAAGTCAGTCACCGCCTTCTTCACGTGGCTGCGCGAGGCAGAGGAGGAGTCGGAGGACAATTGA